In Diceros bicornis minor isolate mBicDic1 chromosome 13, mDicBic1.mat.cur, whole genome shotgun sequence, the sequence ttgttgagttgtaggagttatttatatattctgcatatcaatcccttatcagatatatgatttgcaaataatttctcccattcagtgggtTGCCTGTTAACTCTGTTGAGAATGTCCTTTGAtgtcccctcctttctttctctccacccTCCATCCTTTCTTTTAAGGAATTGATTAATCATTTCCTTCCAAAGGCCAAAATCCCCTGACTCATGTATGTGGCAATTCTTAAAACACTCTCTGAATGTATTTTAGAATGACCTAGgaagttaaataaaaagaaagtcagACTGGTCACACTCTGTTCTTCTCTTTTATAGTTTCACATTTCTAAGGGAAATTCAGGATTACACAATATGAACTTTGCGAAAAACCAGTCTACATGGAGAATGACACAATCTATCAGGACAGGACATAACACTCACTAAGTACTTATTTGGTGTTCTAAGCAATTCTAAATCCTCAAAACCATCCTATTTTGTCGACAGTAaaatgattcccattttacagatgaagaaacagagacccAGAAACATTACATCACAGACTAGGTGGAGACAGAAATTGAACCTCTCAAGATGGCCCCATAGGCCATCTTATTGATCATTACATGACACTgtgcaggctttggagtcagaattACCTGAATTCAAACTCAAATGACTAATGAGTACACGATTACAAACCCATTAGTAATCTGAGAGTAATTCAAACCAAAAACAAGATTTTACTTCACACCTGCCAGCAATTTTAAAGTTGGACAATACCAAGTGTGGGTAGggatttggggaaataaaaactcTCATGTAACTATAGGTAGGAGTATAGACTGGTGCAGCCATTCCAGAAGCAATATGGCAGTTCTTCATCCAGTTAAGTATGAGTGTAGCCTATGACCTAAGAATATCACTCCTGGATATATGTCCCAGAGAAATTCTTACAGTGGTCCATAGGGGAACATCTGGAGGGATCTACTCACAGCATAGTTTATAGAAAAGCTAGTTGAAGGCAATGTAAGTGTCTATTGCCAGGGGAATAGGTCAGTAAAATGCAGGTGAACACGTCGGAGGACCAGGCAGCAGATGTTTGCATCAATGAACCAGATGTATGCACTTCATCATGGTTAAACTGTAAAAACAATGCTGAGTGGGAAAAAAATGAGACCCAGAATGAGGTCCATAGCCCAATTTATGTAAATCATGccttttatgtaaatttaaaatcagAATGCACAAAAAATAACACTACTTTTTCCAAGGATACACATAAAGtcaaagatatttattgaatgcattaGAACTGTTGTGGGAGATGAGACTGGAGAATGGTGGTGAAAGAAAATAACATTCATTCAGACAGAAAGATGTACAAGAGAAGGGTTTTGAAAAATGGAGGTTAAAAAAAATGGATctacgggggccggcccggtggcatagtggttaagtttgcgcacactgcctcagcagcctggggtttgcagtttccgatcccaggcacagacctacaccactcatcaagccatgctgtggcaacgtcccacacacaaagtagaggaagattggcacagatgttagcccagggccaatctttctcaagcaaaaagaggaagatttgcaacaggtgttagctcaggaccaattttcctcacacacacacacaaaaaaggaaatgcaTCCTAGTTCTCCCAAGtgattgctgtgtgaccttggataagtcaggCCATCTCCTTGATACTAGTttttctcatctggaaggtgGAAGATAAGGACCTTCACATCCCATGTCATGAAGGATGTCTATGGAGGAAGTCAGTGTAGTAGAATGGAAAACGCATGAGATTTGGAGCTGGACAGACCCAGCCATTCACTGGGTGGCCTTGGGGAATCACTTCACTCTCTAAGCTTCTGTTTTAAATGAGGCGGTCAAGGCAGGCTTCACTGAGAAGGGGACATTTGAGCAAAGCCTTCAAGGAGGCGAGGGAGTGAGCTACACGGATATCTGGGGGAAAATGTaattcaggcagagggaagagtcaGTTCTATCCACAAATAATGGTGTGACGTTGtcctcacagtgcctggcacatgataagccaTCAGCAACTGTTGAGTATTcatctctttcccttctcttacaGAGATGTCAGGAGCCAGGTGACCACTTAACGCACTTAGAGCTTCAGCGACAATGACACCCTGGCTTCAGAAGTTCTTTGAAATGCTGCATTCATGTACACCATCCACCTTCAGGAGCGCCCTCCCTAACTGACCATAGGAGCCTCAGCCTGGAAAGAAGTCATTGCTGCTGGGGCTTCAGCATGCATGGGGAGCACAAGAGCCCTCAGAGAGGACACTCGAAAGAGCAAGGCAGGGGCCCTTGCCAGCTACTAGTCCCCTCAAGAGACCCCTACCCCAGCATACACCAaagctagcacagtgcctagagaGGCTCGGGTGAGGGTACCATCACAGcggggaggagaaaagagaagggaccCATATTTACTAAGGTAGGTCTGTGTTTGAATAttattctgccacttactagctctttTACAAATCACTGAACCACTCTGAATGTCAATTTCCCCATTCGTAAAATGGGCATGAAAATATCAATTCTGTACAGTGGTTGTGAGGACTCAATGAGATAAGATTTGTGAAAGAGACAAGCAAATGTTTGGGGCTTAACAAAAAGTAGGCCCCTTTCCCTCTGTACCAAGTGCCTGGGAGGCAGCCACTGTCTTATTCAGTCAGCCCCGGTCcctattattttattcatttcagtGGGAATGGAATCACTTACCTTTCAGGGAGGATGTGAGGTTTCAGTGAGACAACAGATAAAAACTGTGCTCAGCATAGTTATTGGACCAAAACAGGTACTCCATAGGTGTTTTTTGGATACccagatggatggacggatggatggatggtaggTGGGAGGATGCTTGCTGGCAGGATGTCAGGGGAAACATAATTTGTATTACAGAAATACAAGTCTGCACAAAAATCAGATGTTTTACAAAGAGGTTTTATTATACCTGTTTGCAGCTTTAGGTCTCAAGCACAGATTTAACATAGATGAGTAAAGACCATCTATGTTAGAACTGGGCATAAACACGCCCAGTTCTAGTCATCTGTGACCTACACTTACTGCTCTTGTGCCTATGACTCATCTCAATGAAGTGAGGGGCCAGTTCTCGCCTGCGCCAACATTCTCCAACGGAGATCACTGGCAGTTCCCTGGGCTAAAGGCTGAGATAAGAGGAAAATGAAGGGTGAAGCCTTGTTTACGTACAAGATGGCCTAGAAATCCTAATTGGTGATGTTTCATCTAAAGAATTACAACTCATATAATCCTATATCCTATAGGATTACAACTCATATAATCCTATATGTCCTATAATCCATGACACCGTTGCAAGAAACGAGAGACACAGATTAGCAGCCAATTCTGTGTTGGCTGCAGTCCCATGCTGTGTAATTTCCGCAATTTCTTAGCTTCTCTGAGTCTCATGTTCCCCTCACTAAGATGAAGAGATTGGACCCTCCCAGCTCCAAAATGCTCTGATCCTCTGAAAATCCCGGACATCTTCTTTAAAATATCAACAGAAATATTTGTACAATTTtgattaataaaataactgaCATGTAGCTACTTCAACCTCCTCTCTGAGTTCCAAAGACTGTAAATATCTTTTGAGTTTAGAGTTTCTAAAGGAATATCTTAGAGGCTAGAATCTCAAAAGTTGCATGAAAACTACTAATATCTTTATCCTGAACTTTGGAAGAATATGTATTAAATTCCTTCTCTATTTGTCCCTGAAGAGCCTCCTTAAACCCTTTCAAAACAGGTGCATGGATATGTCAATATGTCTGTTTACGCTACACCCTGGGAAAGCAGTAAGCTTTGGAGACAGACAGATCTCAATTCCAGGCCTAGACACATTGAGATTAAGATTCAGTTTCTGTCCCAAGACAGGGAAAACAGACATTGAAATGGATAAACTTCAATAACCACTGTAATTAAGGTATAAAAAAGTTGGACTCTCCCAGCCTTAAAATGCTGCTAGAAGGAAGCCAATTACCCTgcctggagaaaggaaagcctgcCTATAGGAGGAATTCCAGGCTAGgtcaaaaagaagagaagacatCTGAGAAGGTCacaaccaggcagaagtcacagggGAGTAAAGGTGGCTGGATTCAGAGTGGTGAAGTCAGCAGGACTGTAGCATGGACTACAAACTAAAatactcctcccacccccatggGCGCTGGCAGGGAGTGAGACCCTGGCCTGTGTGTTAGGGCAACATTCTGGGAGAAGCAAGGGAGCAATCACAAGTTACCATCTCGGGACTGTCAGAGTTActctttattgagcacttactgagtGTAGACCCTGTGCACTTTATACACAGCACAGCAGTGTTTCCTGAAGTGTGCTATGCAAGTCGCTGGGGCATATGAGGTGACTTTAGACAGGACACcaaggatatttttattttaatagctatATGCTTTATATTTGTGTTTACCTTCTATGTGTAGCAGGTAATATTAGTTTTCATTTACAATTTAGTTATAAAGCATcgttttaaatttaagttttaaaaagtgactcaatttaaagaaaaatatttattatgtaaacATATAGATGGTACATAGATATTGCAAAAATTGTGAGAAGGGTACGTGAATGAccaaaatttgaaaaacactgtgCTTTAGCATATAAGCATTTATCTCATTCAGAGctcttttggttgcaagtaatAGATGACACCTCAAATCAGTTCAAGCGAAATAAGATAATGTATCCTAACAAGGGAATCTCACAGGACTCAAAAGAAACAGTGCAGATGTTGAGCCTCGAGAAGGGCttggcctggaggaggagaggcagcAGGCCCCTGGAAGCACcgccccctcctctctccaggcTCCTGGGGTCTCCTTCTGGTCTCTGCTTTGCTCTGGGCATCTCCGTCTTCTCTCTGAACAGAGCCATTTTCTCTAATAAGCTCATACAGGTGGCCACCCATCGCCACCACCCCCCCAAGCCTCAAATACATAGACATACACTCACTCACAGCTCCAGAGTTTATGGATCATCAGGCAAGAGACTTGCAGAGCCTGAAATAGCATCCCTGAATCTTGCTGCTTATTCCTGAGAGAGAGAAACCGACTGGCCCAACTAGAGCCAGATGCTCACCTCTCATCTATTCAGCTCCTATAGGAGGATTGAGGGGAACAAATTCTCAGAAAAAGGGAGAATCTGGGATGAGCAGTCACCCCAACCAAGAGGTGTCTGCTTCAGCATTCACCActtataacaaccctatgaggtaggaaaTTCAGCTCACAGTCCCTTGGCAGGAGGTGACAAAGCCAAGACTTGAACTTGGGTCTGAGTGACACCAAAGCTCTAGGATGCTGCACTATCCACCTGGTCACCATCAGCTAGTCCAGCCCACAGCGACCACCGCAGACCCAAGCAGGTTACTGGCCCATTGGGACGCATTTATCAAAATCAGCAATCCAGTGCTTGCCTAGTAGATAGGAAATAAGGATCCCAACCTTATGAGGACTCTAGCTGCAAGCTAGGGAGATTTCTCAGAAGGACCATGGGGCTCTGGAAACCAGGGAAGGCTCTCCAAGCCCCAAGGTGTGAGGCTGCCAGGTTCATACTGCAGGTACTCAGCTCAGAGTGTGAGAGGAGGCTCATTTGAATACATTTGCCAAAAAGTCATAAGCAAGCATGTAGAGATCCTCGGGAGAAGCTGACACCTCTCTTCTGCACCCAGAATTCAAAGTTCCTGTGGACCCTTGGGACTATAACTACTCCTCCCACCTCCTGGAAGCTAAATTAGGAGGGACTCACCAGAAAGTGAGGCAGGGGAGGAGATCTGACAGGCTCCTTCCACTCTGGAGACCTCACCCACACCCAGGCTCTTCCCAGCCTAAGTGTCCACTCCCGTGGAAGCCTCTGGGCATGGTGGTGCCCCGGATGACCTGAGTTTGGTTTTGAGGGGCCTTTACCCCACAGTGGGTGGCTGCCCCATAAAAGGTACTTCATCAGGGTCTGTTGttgagacagacagatggatgtgCAGGTTGTGTCTCTCCCACTCTCCCAGAACTGACCCAGGCTTCAGGTGAGGCCTGTACAGAGAGACATATCTGCCTCGAGAAACAAGCTCCCCATCCTAGGTTTTGGTCTCTGCATGTTTTATCTTCTCTAGTCACCATTCAGGACAGATTGCTGAGTGAGTCAGGAGATGGTTCCACCGAGCCACTTCCCCTAAGAAGTGTCACAAAGACCTTGTGCCTGTGGGTGGAGACAGGGCAGCGCCATCCTAGCTCAAAAGTCTGCCCCAAAGATAATGTCACACAGCTAAGGGAGTGTCCTTTTCCCAAAACCCACTTTTCTCCCTTTATAGTGGTAAAGGGAATGGTTGCCCAAAACTTGAGGCCACACTTGCTTGGGGCTGCTGCCCTGGTAGGGTGAACTGGGTGGCTCAGAGTCTGCCCCCAAGGTCTGCCCCTGGTCCTGACATGCCTCCTAGAGCTATCAGACTCATGGGTTCAGTTTGAGGTCACCAGCCAAGATTACTATGGCATGCGCCAAAAGGAGGCTGAAGGGGCTCATTCAAGTTCTAGATTTTCCAGCAGTCTGGCTCTGCCATCATCCCACCTTGGGGAGGTAGCCTCCATATCTAATGGACACCAATGCCCAGGGAGGAGGTGCCCAGACCACAGCAGATACTCCTTATTCTCCCGGGTTGGTCTGTGATGTCCATGGAGGAGAAGCCTCTGGGCCTGGCCCCAACAATCAGGGACTAATTTTTGAGGGAATTGACAGGGATCTGGTTGAGTGGCATGACCACTTCAATGCCCGTCTCCGTGGTGGCTAGGGGGCATTTCCGGCTGCTGCGAATGCTGTAAAACTTATCGGTGAGGTGCTTGCGGAAACTCTTGGTGAGGAAACAGTAGATTATGGGGTCTAAGACACAATTGGTGCTAAGGAGGCAGAGGGTGATCTGATGTGCATCGTTAATAGCCTGGTGGAAGTTGTTGTCCTGGaagcccagctcagccagggtccAGGGCAGCTGCACCATGTGGTGGGGCACGAAGCAGATGATGAACACAGCCAAGACTGTGCAAACCATCCACAGTGCCCGGTGCTTGACTTCTGCGTTGCGCTGCAGATGCTCCGGTTGCATGAGCAGCTTGCGGATGATGACCAAGTTGCAGACGAAGATGATGAGGAAGACAAGGAAGAAGCTGAACACCAGGAAGATGTGGATGATGAGGACCGGCACACTGCCTTTCTCATAATGCTCAAAGCAGCGGGTGATGTTGCCTGAGCCGTCCTTGTTGGGCACCGTGTTGGTGGAATCCATGAATAAGAAGTACGATGCAGCAGCCACAATGGCCACCCAGATGACCAGGGACAAAAAGATGCCACGCTTGCGGGTGGAAGCCTGAGCGGTCTTGATGGGTTTTGTCACTGCCTGGAAGCGGTTGTAAGTGATGACACCCAGGAAGGCCACAGAGCAGTAGGTATTGATGAAGAAGCAGCAGCCAGTCAGGTTGCACAGGAACTTGGGGAAAATCCAGTTGCCCTGGTTGTAGTAGTAGACGACCCACAGGGGCAGGGTGAGCAAGAAGAGAAGGTCAGCCACGGTGAGGTTCACCATGAAGATCTTTAtctcattgagtttcttggaaGAATACAGGTGGGCAAATACCCACAGTACATAGCTGTTGGCGATAAACCCCAGCAAAAAGATGATGCTATAAACAATTGGGAAGAGGGTGTATCGGAACTCAGAGTCCACACGAGAGAAATTATTTGACTGCATCGCTCTGGGCTGGAAGAGGCAGCTGGTTACAGGGTCCTGCCTGTGCCTGGAAGACCAGACGGGAATTCTGGTTAATGAAGGGCCAACAAAGGACTATCTTATTTCATCAATTCCAAGACTAccattttgcacatttttaaaaccCTAAAATCAATGGCATCTTTCAATTAattggcagcatttttttttctttctacagaaAATAATGGTGTGTTTCTACAATGGATCACATCTGAGATTCAATGAAACCCATGGCAGttcaatttcttttctcttgttccatttaaaaatataccttttttaacttcttcacagcaaaggaaaccatcaacaaaacgaaaagacaagccaccaactgggagaaaatgtttgcaaatcatatatccgaaaaggggttaatttccaaaatacataaagaactcatacaactcaacaacaaaaaatgaacaacctgatcaaaaaatgggcagaggatacaaacagacatttttccaaagaagatatacagatggccaacaggcgcgtgaaaagatgttcaacatcactaattatcagggaaaagcaaatcaaaactacatgagatatcacctcacacccgtcagaatggctataattaatgagacaagaaataacaagtgttggagaggatgtgga encodes:
- the PTAFR gene encoding platelet-activating factor receptor; the encoded protein is MQSNNFSRVDSEFRYTLFPIVYSIIFLLGFIANSYVLWVFAHLYSSKKLNEIKIFMVNLTVADLLFLLTLPLWVVYYYNQGNWIFPKFLCNLTGCCFFINTYCSVAFLGVITYNRFQAVTKPIKTAQASTRKRGIFLSLVIWVAIVAAASYFLFMDSTNTVPNKDGSGNITRCFEHYEKGSVPVLIIHIFLVFSFFLVFLIIFVCNLVIIRKLLMQPEHLQRNAEVKHRALWMVCTVLAVFIICFVPHHMVQLPWTLAELGFQDNNFHQAINDAHQITLCLLSTNCVLDPIIYCFLTKSFRKHLTDKFYSIRSSRKCPLATTETGIEVVMPLNQIPVNSLKN